Sequence from the Deltaproteobacteria bacterium genome:
TTCCCGATCTTGGTAAATCCCATCGCCTCTTCGGCCAGTTCCAGATCGTTCGCCCTTTCCAGCCCCAGCATCCCTAAATGCGGCGACCGGCCCATGAGCACGACCTCCCGGACCGTAAAGGGGAAATCGGTCTGGATCATCTGGGGCACATAGGCGATCTTACGGGCCAGCCCCTTGCGGGTGTAGACGTCAAGCGCCTTTCCGCCGATGGCGACCCCGCCGCCGGCCGGCTTGTGGATGCCGGACAAAAGCTTCAGCAGGGTCGTTTTGCCGGATCCGTTGGGGCCGATGATGATGAAAAAATCACCTTCCGTAACCGCAAAGGAGATGTCATCCAGTACCGGCGTCCGGCCGTATGCGTGTGCGAGCCGGGTGGCTTCGATCGTCGCGGGCATCATTTGGCCTTTTTCAGTAAATAGATGAACAAGGGCGCACCGATCAGGGCCGTGATCACACCGGCCGGCATTTCTCCCTGCCGGGGCAGGGCCCTGGCCAGCAAATCACACAGGACCATGTAACCGGCCCCGCCGAAAACACAGGCCGGCACCAGCACCCGGTGATCCGGCCCCAGGGACAGCCGCAGCAGGTGCGGCATGACCAGCCCGACGAATCCGATCAAGCCGCTGTAGCTGACCGACGCGCTGATCATGACTGACGTGGTCACCAACAGGACGATATTCATGACCTGGACATTGATGCCCATGGCCAGCGCCGTCTCCTTGCCCATTACCATCAAGTTCAGGGTATTTGACAGCAGAAAGAACAGCAGGAAGCAGGGCAGAAGGATGCCGGCAAGCATGCCGACCTGGCCCATGCCCACCATGCCCATGTCCCCCATGAGCCAGAAAATGATGTTGTGCAACCGGGCATCCTGGGTAATGGAGACCAGGAACATGATCAGGGCGCTGCAGAAGGCGTTGACCATCACGCCGGAGAGCAGCAGGGAATCCTTCCGCAGGATCGTGCCGCCGGAAGTCATGATGAGCAGCAGGGCCAGCGTCGCGCAACTTCCGACAAATGCGGTAAAGGTCACACCCGGAAAACGCGCCAGGCCCAGGAGAATGCCGATGATGGCGCCGATGGCCGCCCCCCCGGAGATACCCAGGATATAGGGTTCGGCCAAAGGGTTCCTGAGCAGGGCCTGAAACACGAGCCCCCCCATGGACAAAGAAGCCCCCACCAGGGCCGCCAACAGCACCCGCGGCAACCGGATCTCCCAGACGATCGTCTGCAGCATGGGATCGTGCCCCCCCTTGCCGGCAAGCCATTCGAACACCGCGAACAGGGTGCGGCCCGAGGAACCGATGGATATGCCCAGCAGGCCCGCTATCAGAAAAAAAACGACCGCAACCGTGGTCGTTATCAGGATCTTGTACAGCAGTCTGGGGGTGTCCTGCTTCACGACCCCTCCTCGAAAAGCTCCGGATGGATCATCCCGGCCAAAAGCTCCAGGCCGTCCACCAGTCTCGGCGTGGGGCGATCGAACAGATTGGAGTCCTGCATGAAAATACGACCGTCCCTGACGGCCGGTATGTGCGGCCACTGTTTCCATTCGGCCAGGACCTGCTCAAAAACGGCATGCCTGGCCATGGAGGTAATCACGATGACATCGGGCGCCATCCCCAGAACCTGCTCTCGGCTGTACCGGGGATAGGCCACCTCTCCGGCAGCCAGATTGCGGCCGCCGGCTTTCACGATCAGTTCATTGATAAACGTGTGGGTCCCCACGGAAACGATCGGTGAAACGCCGATTTGAAAAAAAACGCTCGGCCGCTTTTCGGACGTGGATACGGCCCGTTCCACCGCCTCTATTCTCGATTGCATGCCGCTCACAATCGCATCCGCCCGATCTCTCACCTGCAACAGGCCCCCGATGGCGGTCAGCGTCTGCATTACCGATTGCAGATCCCGGGGATTGACCACGAACACGGGCACCTGCAGGTCGTCCAGGCGGTCGACAACATCTTTGGGGTTGCCGTCCTTGACGCCGATGCACAGATCCGGCTGCAGGGAGACGATGCGTTCCAGGTCCAGATGGACATAGGAGCCCACCTTGGGCAGCTGGGCCGCCGCTTCGGGATAATCGCTGTATTGGGTCACGCCCACCAGGCGTGCCTCCTGGCCCAAGGCGTAAACGATCTCCGTTATGCTGGGGGCCAGGGCCACAATGCGCTGCGGATTCTCGACGACCGTCATTTCCCTGCCTAGCAGGTCGGTGACTTTTTCTCCGGCTGCGGCAGCGCCTGTCGACAGGCTTAGCGCCAACAAGGGCACAACCATCACAATCAGTGCGGTCAGAAAGATCCTCGGCTGGTTCTTCATACATGCGATCTATAGCATAGCCTGTTGAAAAAGTTAAAGGATTATGAGAGCATTCCACAGCCGTACCTTGGATAATCCCCATGCATGACCTCAGAAAAAATATAGAACTGCTGGCCCCGGCCGGCAATTTCGAAAAGCTCGAAATCGCCCTGCACTACGGTGCCGATGCCGTGTACCTGGCAGGCAAGGATTTCAGTCTCAGGAACTTTTCCGGCAATTTTTCCCGGAAGGAGCTGGTGCGGGCCGTCGCCCTGGCCCATGGCCGCAAGGCCAGGGTCTACGTGGCCTGCAACGTCTATTCCCGGGACAGCGAGCATCCCGCCCTGCGTGATTTTCTCTTTTTTCTCAAAGACCTGCGGCCGGACGGGCTCATCGTCTCCGACCCGGGCGTCATCTTGTGCGCCCAGGAGATCGTTCCACAGCTTCCCCTGCACCTCAGCACCCAGGCCAACACCACCAACAGCCTTGCAGCCGCCTACTGGAAAAAGCAGGGGGTGCGACGGATAAACGTAGCCCGGGAACTTTCTCTTGGAGAAATCAAGACGCTCGCGGACCATGTACCCGTGGAAATCGAAGCCTTCGTGCACGGCGCCATGTGCATCTCCTATTCCGGCCGGTGCCTTCTGAGCAGTTTCATGGAAAACCGGGACGGCAACCGGGGCATGTGCTGCCAGCCCTGCCGGTTCAGCTACGCGGTGGTCGAAGCCAAGCGCCCCGGCCAGTTCTATCCGCTTGCCGAGGATCAGAGAGGGGCCTATATCTTCAATTCGCGGGATTTGTGCATGATCGAGCACCTGCCTGAAATGATCGCAGCCGGCATCACCGCTTTCAAAATCGAGGGCCGCATGAAGGGCATCAACTATCTCGCGTCCGTGGTCAAAACCTACCGGGCCGCAATCGACGCCTACCTGGACGACCCCGCCGCCTACACATGCGACCCCGCGTGGAAAGAAGCGCTCGCGACGGTGAGCAACCGCGGCTACGGCACCGGATTCTATCTGGGCGCGATCGACAACACGCGTCCCGATTATGCCGGAAACCTTGCCGGCGGTCACCGTTTCATCGCCAAGGTGCTCGAGCCGCTGCCGGGCGGCCGGGATGGATACAGGGCCCGCGTGGAGGTACGCAACAAAATTTTCACGGGCGACGACATCGACATCGTCACCCCCGGCGCGCCAAACGGTATGGACACCATCAAAGCCGTCCATGACGCCGACGGTGGGGCCGTCGAATTTGCCCAGCCGGGGAGCCTGGTGGTCCTGACCGTCGACACCCCTTTGAAACCCTTTGATTTAATTCGAAGACGGCGTTCAGCCGGGGATGATTGCAAACGGACGCGCCCCCGGGAACAGCCTAAAATTTGAAACGCTCGACTCGGGTACAACGGTGGGGGTTATGCGCTCTTCCTCACCAGGCCGGCCGCCGCCTTGAACTTTTCGCTGATTCGACCGGTCAGCTCACAGACATCGTCGAGGATCTCACCCACTGCCTCCAGGTCGTTTTCTTTGGCCCTCCCGGCCCAGTCCATGTACGTTTCGGCATGGTCGTCGTTGTGTTTGAGCCAGTGATCCAGAAGCTTGATCAATTTCTCGTCAAATGTTAATTCGCTCTTGATATCGTGATCATGGTGGTGGTCGTGATGGTGATCATGATGGTGGTGGTCGTGATGGGTCATGGCAATCTCCTAGTACTTGTAAACGTTCCACTTTTAAATGGTTTATAGATTTTTAAATTAGTACCCGTGGAGGGGTAAGTCAACCCCGGGGCTTCTAAACAAGGCGGCAACGTCAGGGCCATGAAACCGAAGCGTAAATTTCTCGTCTTTTTGCTGATAACATTTCTGGCTGTTTTGAGCGGTGTGCTCATCGGCACCTTTCTGGGCCTGACCAGGGATCTGCCTCAGATTCGCGCCTTGAACACCTTCAAGCCTTCGGGCGTGACCCGGATCCTCGCCGAAGACGGAACGCCGCTCACGGAACTGTTTGTCCAAAACCGGATCCCGGTACCTATTCAGGAAATGCCCCCCGATCTCCTTGCCGCAATCGTTGCCACCGAGGACAGAAAATTTTTCGAGCACAGCGGAATCGACATAAAAGGCATCCTGCGGGCGGGGGTTCGGGACATCGTTGCCGGCGAGTTCGTAGAGGGGGCCAGCACCATCACCCAACAGCTCGCCAAAACGCTTTTTCTCACCTCTCAGAAAACGCTGTTCAGAAAAGTACAGGAAGCCGTGCTCGCTTTCCAGATTGAAAGGCGCTACACGAAAAAAGAAATTCTAGCGCTCTACCTCAACCAGATCTATCTGGGCAGCGGCGCCTACGGAGTCTCATCGGCCGCCAAGATTTTTTTCGGGAAAACGCTC
This genomic interval carries:
- a CDS encoding ABC transporter ATP-binding protein is translated as MMPATIEATRLAHAYGRTPVLDDISFAVTEGDFFIIIGPNGSGKTTLLKLLSGIHKPAGGGVAIGGKALDVYTRKGLARKIAYVPQMIQTDFPFTVREVVLMGRSPHLGMLGLERANDLELAEEAMGFTKIG
- a CDS encoding iron ABC transporter permease, whose translation is MKQDTPRLLYKILITTTVAVVFFLIAGLLGISIGSSGRTLFAVFEWLAGKGGHDPMLQTIVWEIRLPRVLLAALVGASLSMGGLVFQALLRNPLAEPYILGISGGAAIGAIIGILLGLARFPGVTFTAFVGSCATLALLLIMTSGGTILRKDSLLLSGVMVNAFCSALIMFLVSITQDARLHNIIFWLMGDMGMVGMGQVGMLAGILLPCFLLFFLLSNTLNLMVMGKETALAMGINVQVMNIVLLVTTSVMISASVSYSGLIGFVGLVMPHLLRLSLGPDHRVLVPACVFGGAGYMVLCDLLARALPRQGEMPAGVITALIGAPLFIYLLKKAK
- a CDS encoding cobalamin-binding protein, whose protein sequence is MKNQPRIFLTALIVMVVPLLALSLSTGAAAAGEKVTDLLGREMTVVENPQRIVALAPSITEIVYALGQEARLVGVTQYSDYPEAAAQLPKVGSYVHLDLERIVSLQPDLCIGVKDGNPKDVVDRLDDLQVPVFVVNPRDLQSVMQTLTAIGGLLQVRDRADAIVSGMQSRIEAVERAVSTSEKRPSVFFQIGVSPIVSVGTHTFINELIVKAGGRNLAAGEVAYPRYSREQVLGMAPDVIVITSMARHAVFEQVLAEWKQWPHIPAVRDGRIFMQDSNLFDRPTPRLVDGLELLAGMIHPELFEEGS
- a CDS encoding U32 family peptidase, translating into MHDLRKNIELLAPAGNFEKLEIALHYGADAVYLAGKDFSLRNFSGNFSRKELVRAVALAHGRKARVYVACNVYSRDSEHPALRDFLFFLKDLRPDGLIVSDPGVILCAQEIVPQLPLHLSTQANTTNSLAAAYWKKQGVRRINVARELSLGEIKTLADHVPVEIEAFVHGAMCISYSGRCLLSSFMENRDGNRGMCCQPCRFSYAVVEAKRPGQFYPLAEDQRGAYIFNSRDLCMIEHLPEMIAAGITAFKIEGRMKGINYLASVVKTYRAAIDAYLDDPAAYTCDPAWKEALATVSNRGYGTGFYLGAIDNTRPDYAGNLAGGHRFIAKVLEPLPGGRDGYRARVEVRNKIFTGDDIDIVTPGAPNGMDTIKAVHDADGGAVEFAQPGSLVVLTVDTPLKPFDLIRRRRSAGDDCKRTRPREQPKI